The stretch of DNA CTCGCGGGTCTCTCCCTCGACGGTGACCTGCCCTTCGGCCATCGCTTCCAGCAGCGCGGCCTGGGTTTTCGGCGGCGCGCGGTTGATCTCGTCGGCCAGCACGACGTTCGCGAAGATCGGGCCGGGCTGGAACTCGAAGTCGCCCTCGTTCTCGTGGAACACGTTCGTCCCGGTGATGTCCGCCGGCAGCAGGTCCGGCGTGAACTGGATCCGGGAGAAGGAGAGCCCCAGTGCGGTCGAGACGCTCTGGGCGGTCAACGTCTTCCCCGTGCCGGGGACGTCTTCAAGCAGGACGTGCCCGCGGGCGAGCACGCCGACGAGGACGGTTTCGAGGAACTCACGGCGAACGATCACGGCTCCCTCGATGGCGTCGAGCACTGCCTCACAGCGCTCGCCAGCCTCCGAGGCGGAGGGCGTGTCAGTCGTCATTCACCCGGTAGGTCGCGCCGGGGGCCCAAAGTTCCTGCCCCTCACGGCGTCCCCGATCCGGACGCGGGGCCGAGCAATCCGCGGTAGCTATTTCGATCCCCGAGGTGAACGTGCGGGCATGTCGCTCCGAACGTGGCTGGCACGGCTCCCCCGGCGACGTCCGTGGCTCGCGCTCGCGCTGGCGGTCCTGGTCGTCGAGATCGTCGGCGCGTCGGGCGCGGTGTTCACGGCACAGGGGCTGGGCGCGTGGTACGCCTCCCTCGAACGCCCGGCGGTCGCGCCGCCGAACTGGGTGTTCGGGCCGGTGTGGACGGCGCTGTTCGCGTCGATGGGCGGCGCCGTCTGGCTCGTCTGGCGCCGCATCGAGTCGGCGACGGGGCCCGCCCGCCTCGCGCTCGGCGTGTTCGCGGCCCAGTTCGTGTTCAACCTCGCGTGGTCGGCGGTGTTCTTCGGGATGCGGGAGATCGCCGCCGGGCTGGCGGTGATCGGCGTACTCTGGGCGCTGATCGTCGCGACGATCCGGGCGTTCGACCGCGTCGACCGCCGGGCCGCGGTACTGCTCGTCCCCTACCTCCTGTGGGTGACGTTCGCGGCGTACCTGAACTACCGGTTCTGGGTACTGAACTGACTCGCGGGAGCCAGCGCGCTACCGGTCGAACTCCGGGGTACGACTCTCCCGGAACGCCGCGACGCCCTCCTCGTGGGCGGGCGTGTCGTACGCAAGCGACTGGAGGGCCGCCTCTCGCTGGAGCCCGTCGCGCCACTGCTGGCCGAGGCTGTCGTGGATCGCCTCCTTCGCGAGCCCGACGTTCGCGGTCGGTTTGCTCTGCAGTGTTTCGAGCAGCTCGTCGACGCGAGCGTCGAGTTCGTCGCCCGGCACCGCCTCGTTGACGAGATCCATCGCCGCCGCCTCGTCGGCGCCGACGAGCTCGCCGGTGAACGCGAGCTCCTTCGTCTTCCGGAGGCCGATCAGGTGCGGCAGGATCGCCGTTGCGCCCATGTCGGGGATCAGCCCGACGTTGACGAACGAGGCGCCAAAGCGGGCGGACTCGGCGGCGTACGCGAAGTCGGCGACGGCGACCAGCGACAGCCCCGCGCCGACCGCGTCGCCGTTCACCTTCGCGACGATCGGCACCGGCGCCGAGAGCGCGTTCTCGGCGACGCGGCCGAACGTCGCCTGTACGCGCTCGTACGCCTCCGCGGTCGTCCAGTCGCGCTCGGCCATCGAATCGATATCGCCCCCGGCGCTGAACGCGTCGCCCTCGCCGGTGATCACGGCGGCGTCGTGGCTCTCGGGGTCGAGGTCCCCGAACGCGTCCGCCAGTTCGGCGGCGACGTCGGTGGTCATCGCGTTGTACACGTCGGGCCGGTCGAAGGTGATGCGCTTGACTGCGCCGTCGTCGATCTGCATGGGTAGGCCCGGGGCCGGCGGCGCCTTAGTTCCCGTCGCTGTGGGCGGAGCGAGGCTCGACGTCGAACACCTGCGAGAACAGCGCGTTCTGTCCGCGCCTGAGCCGTTCGAGAAAGGCCGACTTGCTGATCCCGATCGCGTCGGCGACCTCGCCGGCTGTGGTCCGGCGCGGGACCGTGAAGTACCCCATCTCGACGGCGGCCCTGATCGCCTCGGTCTGGGCGGGAGTGAGGTCCCACCGCTCGGCCACGGTGCTGTCCTCCTCCGGGCCGAGTGCGTACACTCGTTCCAGTTCGACGCCGACGGTCTCACCGGCGGTCGCCATCACGGCCTGCAGGATCTCTTGGCCGACGACGGCGCCGGTCAGCAGCGCGTCCCCGCGCTCGTAGCGCAGCGACTCGACGACGAACCCCGCGCTCACGAGTTCGTGGACGACGCTGCGCTGGAGGGAGAGACAGCGGTAGCTGTGGCGGCCGTCGACGGTCGCCCGATAGAGATATCGAATACGGTCGTCGGCGTCGAGCGCGGCGGTGAACGCCTCGTTCGGCGCCGCGCTGAACCGTAGGAGGACGTTGCCGTCGTCCCGGAGCAGCGGCGGCGCCACGTCGACGACCGCGTCGGCCGCCCGGGAGGCCTCGGCGAGCGGACAGTCATCGCCCCTGATGCGGAACTCCGCCATCAGGCACTCGTCGATCATCGGCCGAGAGAGGCGCCGGAAGTATTTAAAACCCGGCTATAGACTGCCGAACCGGTAAGGTCGATCGTCGACAACCAACGACCATGAACATCGAGGAGGTCAAAGCACAGGCCGGACCGCGCGCGTTCAGCCCGCGGGACGACCTACCCCGGGAGTACCGCGAGGCGGCGACGCGGATGCTCGAGTTCCACGCCAACAGTGAGATCATGGGCGCGTACTTAGAGCGCCCGTTCATCCGCAAGGCGCCCAGCCTTGAGCGGAAGATGGCGTTCAGCGCCAAGACGCAGGACGAGATCGGCCACGGGCAGATGCTCTACCGCGCCGCGGAGTCGCTGGGCATCAAGACCCGCGACGAGATGCTCGAGGACCTCGCCAACGGCGACGGGAAGTTCCTCAACTGCTTCCACTACCCGATGGAGCGCTACGTCGAGACGCCGATGATCGCCTTCTTCGTCGACGGCGCCGCGATGCGCCGGCAGGCGACGCTGAAGTCCTCCAGTTGGGAGCCGTACGCCCACGCGATGGACAAGATCTGCTTCGAGGAGGGGATGCACGTCAAACACGGCGAGTCGATCCTGCGGGAGCTGATGAGCGGCTCGAAGAAGGAACAGGAGATGACCCAGGAGGCGTTCGAGCAGTGGTGGCCCCGCATCCTGCAGTTCTTCGGGCCGACCGACGATCAGAGCACCCACCACGACTTCGCCGAGCAGGTGGGGCTGAAGACGAAGTCCAACGACGAGCTCCGGAACGCGTTCCTCAACACGTACATGCCCAAAGCCGAGAACTACGGGCTGGAAATCCCCGACGAGCCGCGCATCCGGGACAACGGCGACGGCACCTACGAGGTCGTGGAGGACGACCTCGACTGGGAGGAGTTCTTCACCGTCTCCAAGAACGAGTACGAGGGCAGCAAGCAGCAGATCGAGAGCCGAGCACGGGCACAGGAGGCCGTCCAGTGGGTGCGCGACATGCTGGACGGGCAGTCGACCACCGGGAGCGGCCCCACGCCGCAGGCGGCTGACTGACCATGATTTGGGAAGTGTTCCGGCAGGGGACGCCCGAGGGCGCCCACGAGCACTGCGGCAACGTCCACGCCCCCGATCGGGAGATGGCCAAGCAGTTCTCGGCCATCCAGCACGGTCGGCGCAAGCCGACCCACTCGCTGTGGGTCGCTCCACAGGAGCGGGTCAGCGGCGTCTACGGCGACGAAGACGCCGGTACCGTCGACGGCGAGACGGACTGGACGGTGTTCCGGCAAGGGAAGGCAGGCGACTACCACGAGCACTGCGGGCAGGTGACCGCCGGGAGCGTCGACGACGCGAAAGCGGCAGCCCACGACGCCTTCGGCGATGACGACCCCAACAGCCTCTGGGTAGTTCAGTCGCGCTACGTCGGCGAGATCACCGACGAGGACGTCGAGTTCGGCGGCACGACGAACAAGGCGTACCGCTTCGCCCAGACGTACAACGTCGACCCGGCCGCCGAGGAGGTCAAAGCCTCCGAGAGCGAGCAGATCGAGGCCGAGCGACAGCGGGGTGACAGCTGATGGCGGCGACCGACGCCGACCTCGGCGCCCCCGACGAACTGAGCGAGCGGGAGCGCGAGGCCGTCGAGGCCCAGCTGTTCCGGCTCGCCGACGACGAGTACGTCCAGGCCGAGCGCTACACGTTCTGGCAGGTCCGCGCGCCGACGCTGGAGTCGGATCTCGCGGTCGCGAACAACGCACAGGACGAGCTCGGCCACGCGCGGCTGTGGTACGACGCGATCCAGCAACTGGGCTACTCCGAGGAGTCGCTGCTGTGGGAGAGCGAGCCCGACGACTTCCAGCACAGCACGCTCGTCGAACTTCCGTTCTCGGAGGGCGACTGGGGCGACGCGATCCTCCGTGGCTACCTGTACGACGTGGCCGAGGAGATCCGCCTCGCCGCGCTGGAGGAGTCCAGCTACGAGGCGATCCGCAACCGCACCAGCCGTATCCAGGGCGAGGAGGACTACCACGTCGAGCACGCGCAGAACTGGCTCCGGCGGATGGCTGACGACGAGGAGGCCAGTCGCCGCGTGCAGGCCGCGCTCGACCGACTCTACCCGTACGCACTGACGCTGTTCGAGCCGGTCGGGGAGGTCCACGGCGACGGCGACGATGCCGTCGCCGGCGTGGAGGACGACATCGTCGACCTCGGTATCCGCGACGCGACGCTCGACGAGATGCGCGCGGAGTGGGCGGAGCGCACGACCGCGTTCCTCACCGATCTCGGCTTCGAAGTGCCGGAGGACGCCGAGCCGGTGACGCCGACGGGGCGGGACAACGAGCACACCGAGCACTGGCACGACCTTCACGAGGAGATGGTGTCGTCCTACCGCAACCTCGGTCGCCACGAAGCGACCACACTGATGGACGATGAGTAGCGAGCCCGACGGCCCCGAGGAGTTCGACCGCCCGCGGGCCGACCCCGACGCCGGCCCGTGTGGCTACACCGAGTACGAGACCAAGGAGCGAACCACCGAGGAGGTGCCCGCCACCGGCGAGGGCGCCGAGGGGCTCGAACGCGAGGTCTGGGCGGCGCTGTACGAGGTCGAGGACCCGGAGATGCCCGTCAGCGTCGTCGACCTCGGGCTGATCTACGGGCTCGAACTCGACGACGGGGAGGCGACGATCGACATGACGCTGACCTACAGCGGCTGCCCCGCCCGCGAACTGATCCTCGACGACGTGGCGGAGGCGGCCGAGAGCGTCGACGGCGTCGACGAGGCCGAGGTCCGACTCGTCTGGGCGCCGGACTGGTCGCTCGATCTCGTCACCGAACAGGGGAAGGAAGCGCTTCGGGAGTTCGGCATCAGCGTGGAGCGATGAGCGACGAACCCACCGCGGGGCCGAGCACGAACTCGCCGGAACCGGACCCAAGCGTCACGACGAGTGGAGAAACGACGGGTGCGGAGTGTCCGTACTGCGGCTCGGAGAACACCGAGCGCGAACACCCTCGCGGACCGTCGCGCTGCCAGTCGATTCACTACTGCAACGACTGCCTCCAGCAGTTCAAGAAGTTCGAGTAGGGGCGCGGACTACTCCGCGTCTTCGTCGGCGGCGTCCTTCCGCTTGATCAGGAACTTCATGTCGCCCTCCAGCACCACTGTCTCCTCCTGGTTCTCCATCACGCAGTCGAGCACGACCAGCCCGGCGTCGTCGCGGCTGAGCTCTTTCTTCTCGGTGACCTCCATCTCCAACTGCAGCGTGTCGCCGATCGTGACGGGGTTCGGGAGGTCCATGTAGTTCATCCCCAGGAACGCGACCGCGGTGCGCTCGACGATGCCCGTCCGGTAGACGAAGCCGGTGGCTTGGACGAACGTCATCGGGCCGTGGGCGATGCGCTCGCCGAACTCCTGCTCCTCGGCGTACTCCTTGTTGGTGTGCAGTTCGGTCCAGTCGCCGCTGAGCGCGGAGTGCATCACGAAGTCCGACTCGGTGACTGTCCGCCCGACGCTGATGAACTCTTCACCGACCTCGAAGTCCTCGAAGTAGTGCGGTTCGTAGCTGTAGGCCATACCCCCGGGTTCGCCCAGTCGGGATAAATAGCTCCCGGAGGCGCCGAGTGGTCCGCTACCGGTGGTCGTAGACGCGCTGGACCTTCCCGACCTCGCTGCGGGCGATGCCGCCGGACTCGACCAGCGTGAGCTCGTCGGGCGTGAACGCGAGCACGTTCTCCAGCCGTTCGAGGATCTCCTCCTCCAGTTCGACGTGGCCCCGATCCGTCCCCTCGGCGCGCTCGACGGTGAGCTCCATCACGTCGAGGTTCTCCTCGCGGTCGAGGTCGATGCGGTAGTGGGGCGCGACGCCGTCGATGTCGAGCACCACGTCCTCGATCTCGCTGGGGTAGAGGTTCACGCCACGGACGATCAGCAGGTCGTCCGCGCGGCCGGTGACGTTGTCCATCCGGACCATCGTCCGCCCGCACTCACACTCCTCGTAGGTGAGCGTCGTCAGGTCGCCGGTCCGGTAGCGCAGGACGGGCAGTGCCTCCTTCGACAGCGTCGTGAGCACGAGTTCGCCCTCCTCGCCTTCCTCGACGGGGTCGCCCGTCTGCGGATCGACGACTTCGGGCAGGAAGCGGTCCTCCCAGATGTGGAGGCCGTCCTGTGCCTCGTGGCACTCGTTCGAGACGCCCGGGCCGACGATCTCGGAGAGCCCGTAGATGTCGATCCCCGTCACGTTCAGCCGCTGCTCGATCTCCTCACGCATCGGGTCGGTGCAGGGCTCGGCGCCGAAGATCACCGTCGAGATGGGCAGCTCTCGCGGGTCGAGGCCCATCTCCTCGGCGGTCTCGGCGAGATAGAGCGCGTAGGAGGGCGTGCAGGTGAACACGTCGCTCTCTAAGTCCCGCATCAGCTCGATCTGGCGTTGGGTCTGCCCGCCGCCGATGGGGATTACGGTCGCACCCAATTCCTCGACGCCGTAGTGGAGCCCGAGCCCGCCAGTGAACAGCCCGTAGCCGTAGGCGTTCTGGACGGTGTCGCCGGACTCGACGCCCGCCGCCGCGAGCGAGCGCGCGACCACCTCGCTCCAGACGTCCACGTCGCCGTCGGTGTAGGCGACGATCTTGGGTTTCCCCGTCGTCCCGGAAGAGGCGTGAATCCGGCTCACCTCGTCGTCGTCGACGGCGAACAGCCCGTCGGGGTACTCGTCGCGGAAGTCCTCCTTGGTCGTCGTCGGGAGCTTCCGGACGTCGTCGACACCGTCGATCTCGGCGGGGTCGACGCCCGCTTCGTCCAGCTTCTCGCGGTAGAACGGGACGTTCTCGTAGGCGTTCTCGACCGTCTCCCGGAGTCGCTCCGCTTGGAGGTCGCGGATCGCCGCGCGGTCGGCGTCCTCTATGGGCTTGTGTACCATAGTCGGGCGCTCGGCCGACGAGAGTAAAAATCATGATGATCCCGACGCGTCGAAACCCACCGACAGAACGCGGATCGGCGACGATCGCGTGCTCCCACGGGAAGGCTTTTCGTCGGACCGCCGGAATCGTCGTCCCATGCGCGAGGCGTACATCATCGGCGCGGGGCAGACCCCCTTCGGCGCGATGCCTGGCGAGAGCTATCGGTCGCTGTTCGCCGACGCCGTCGACGCGGCGTTCGACAGCGTCCCCGACGGTATCGACACCGGCGAGATCGACGAGGCGGTCGTCGGCACGCTCGGCGTCGGCGGGCGACAGATCGGACTCTCCGCCCCGGCAGTCACCGAACACGCCGGCCTCCACGGCGTCCCGAGCACGCGCGTCGAGAACGCGTGTGCGGCTTCGGGCTACGCGGTCAGACAGGCCGTACAGGCCGTCCGAAGCGGGATGGCCGACGTGGCGCTTGCGGGCGGCGTCGAAGTGATGTCCGACCTGAGCGGCGACGCGGCGAAGTACTGGCTCGGCGTCTCCGGCGAGACCGAGTGGGAGCGCCTGACCGGCACCACGTTCGCCGGCGTCTACGCCCAGATGGCTAGCGCGTACTTCGACCGCTACGACGCGACGCCGGAGCATCTCTCGCAGGTCGCCGTCAAGAACCACAAAAACGGCGCGAAGAACGACAAGGCCCACCTCGGCTTCGAGTGCTCGCTCGAGGACGCGCGGGACGCGCCGGTCGTCGCCGATCCGCTGAACCTCTATCACTGCTGTCCGACCTCCGACGGCGCCGCCGCGGTGCTCGTCGCGAGCGAGGACGCCGTCGGGGCGTACACCGACGAGCCGATCCGCGTCGCGGGGGTCGGCGCGGCAAGCGAGCGAGTAGGGCTGTTTCAGCGCGACACCTACACCGGGATCGACGCGTCGATGGAGGCTGCCGCCGAGGCGTACGACCGGGCGGGGATCGAGCCCGACGAGCTCGACTTCGCGGAGGTCCACGACTGCTTCGCGATCGCGGAACTGCTGGCCTACGAGGACCTCGGCTTCTGTGGCCGCGGCGAGGCGGGCGAACTGATCGACGCTGGCGCGACCGAGCTCGGGGGCGAACTCCCGGTCAACGCCTCCGGCGGGCTGAAGTCGAAGGGTCACCCGATCGGCGCGACCGGCGCCGGGCAGATCGCGGAGGCGTACAAACAGCTCCGCGGCGAAGCCGGCGAACGCCAAGTCCAGGATGCCGAACTCGGCTTGACCCACAACGTCGGCGGCAGCGGCGGCGCAGCGGTCGTGCACGTCCTCGAACGGGAGGTGGGCCGATGAGCGACGGCGACGGCACGACTGATGAACCCGGGATCGCCGCGATCGGCGCGTACACGCCCCGGCTCAGGATCGACGCAGCGGAGTTCGAAGACGCGTGGGGACGGTTCGACGCGGCGGGCGTCGAGCGGAAGGCAGTCCCCGAGGCCGACGAGGACGCGCTCACGATGGGGATCGAGGCGGCCCGACGCGCGCTCGACGCCGCCGACCGCGACGGCGACGAGATCGCCCACCTCGCGTTCGCGACCACGACGCCGCCGATGGCCGAAGAGGATCTCACGCCGCGGCTCGCGAGCGTGCTCGACGCGCCCGGGGACGCGGACACGCGCACGCTCACGGCCAGCACCCGCGCCGGCGCACAGGCGCTCGCCGGGGCGCTCGATGCGGGCCCGTGGAGCGGATCGGCGGGCAACGGGATCGGCCTCGTCGTCGTCGCCGACTGCCCGCGCGGCGAGCCGGACAGCGAGATCGAACACGCCGCGGGCGCCGGCGCGGCCGCGCTCGTGCTCGCCGCCGGCGCGCCCGGCACCGTCGTCGACCGCGGTTCGTACGTCCAATCCTACCCCGGAACGCGGTTCCGGGAAGCTGGGAGCGAGGAGACGACGGGGCTCGGCGTCACCCAGTACGACCGCGAGGCGTTCACGACCGCGCTCGGCGGCGCTGTCGACGCACTCGACGTCGACCTAGCTAGCGCCGACGCCGCGGCGGTGCAGTCGCCGGACGGCAAGCTCCCCTACCGCGCCGCAGGCGCGCTGGGCGTCGACACCGAGACGATCGCGGCCGCGGAGACGGTCAGCCACCTCGGCGATACGGGCGCGGCGAGCGCGTTCCTCGGCGTCGCGTCGGCGTTCGACGATGGCACGGAGCGCGTGCTGCTCGCGGCCTACGGTAGCGGCGCGGGCGCGAACGCGCTCGTAGTCGACGGCTCGATTCCCGTCGACGCCGCGCTGTCGGGGGCGACCGATCTCTCCTACGCCGAGTACCTCCGCCGGCGCGGCGAGATCACGACCGGCGAGCCCGAGGGCGGCGGCGCGTACGTCAGCGTCCCCTCGTGGCAGCGCACGACGCCCCAGCGTCACCGACTGGCCGCCGGACGATGTCCGAACTGCGGCGCGCTGAACTTCCCGCCCGGCGGCGCCTGTGGTGACTGCCACGCCCGGGTCGAGGAGTACGAACGGGTCGAACTCACTGGGGAAGGCACCATCGAGGCGACCACCACGATCGCACAGGGCGGGGCGCCGCCGGAGTTCGTCGAGCAGCAGTCCCGAAGCGGCCCGTTCGTGAGCGCGATCGTCGCTCTCGACGGTCCCGACGGCGACAGCGTGAGCGTCCCCTCGCAGGTGCTCGCGGACGGCGAGAGCGTCGAGATCGGGACGCGCGTCGCCGCGACGATCCGCCGGATCTACACGCAGGAGGGCGTGACCCGCTACGGGTTCAAGCTGCGAGCGATCGAGCGGCAGCGGTAGTCGGCTGGGCGCTTCGACGATTTTCAGCGACTCCGTGTCACGCGGTTTTTTCTCGGCACCGGCCCCTCTCAGGCGCATGCACGTAGCCGTACTCGGCGCCGGCACGATGGGACACGGGATCGCCCAGGTATCGGCCATGGCGGGCCACGACGTGTGGCTCCGGGACATCGAGCGGGAACTCGTCGACGACGGGCTCGACGCCATCGAGGCGAACCTCCAAGGCGGCGTCGAGCGCGACAAAGTCACCGAGGAGGAGAAGGACGCCACGCTCGATCGCATCGCCGGCACGACCTCGCTCGAAGACGCGGTCGGCGACGCTGAGATCGTGATCGAGGCGGTGCCCGAGCAGATGGAGATCAAACAGGAGACGTTCGCGGACGTGGAGTCCCACGTCGACGAGGACGCGATTATCGCTTCCAACACCTCCTCGCTGTCGCTGACGGAGATCGCGAGCACGCTGGATCGTCCGGACCGCGCGGTGGGTCTGCACTTCTTCAACCCCGTGCACATTATGGAATTGGTGGAAATTGTCGTCGCCGAGCAAACGAGCGATCGGGCGCTGGAGCGCGCCCACGAGTTCGTCGAGGGGATCGACCGGACCCCGGTCGAAGTGACCGACTCGCCGGGATTCGCCTCGTCTCGGCTCGGTGTCGCACTCGGCGTCGAAGCCATGCGGATGGTGCAGGAGGGTGTCGCCTCGCCCGAGGATATCGACGCCGCGATGGAGCTCGGCTACAACCACCCGCAGGGGCCGATCGCGCTGGGGGACGTGGTCGGGCTCGACGTGCGGCTGGATATCCTCGAGCACCTCCGGGAGGAGCTCGGCGAGCGATTCCGGCCGCCCCAGATCCTGAAACGAAAGGTCCGGGCCGGCAAGCTCGGCAAGAAGAGCGGCGAGGGGTTCTACGTCTGGGAGGACGGTGAGATCGTCGGCACTAGCGGCGACTGGGGTGAGAAACAGTGATCGAGGAGGTCGCGGCCGACTGCGAGACCGTCGACGCCGAGGTCGGGGCTCGGGGCGACCGCGTGGCCACGGTCACGCTCCGCCGGCCGGACGCCCGGAACGCGCTGAACGCTCAACTCCGTGAGGAGCTTGCCGACGTGATCGACGCGGTGGAGGGGGAGGAGGTCCGGGCGGTCGTGCTCACCGGCGCCGAGGAGGCCGGCGCCTTCGCCGCCGGCGCGGACGTGACCGAACTCCGGGAGCGCGACGCGCTCGAACAGCGCGAGGCCAGCAAGCGCCCGCGGGTGTACGAACACGTCGCGGACTGCCCGATGCCGGTGATCGCCCGGATCAACGGCCACGCCCTCGGCGGCGGCTGCGAGCTGATCCAGGCCTGTGACGTCCGGATCGCCCACGAGGACGCCAAGATCGGCCAGCCCGAGATCACGCTCGGCATCATGCCCGGCGGCGGCGGCACCCAGCGGCTCCCCCGGCTGGTCGGCGAGGGGCAGGCCATGCGCCTGATCCTCTCCGGCGAACTGATCGACGCCGCGGAGGCCGCGGAGATCGGACTCGTCGACGGGGTACACGGCGACGACGGCTTCGACGATGCAGTGAACGAGCTCGCGGCGTCGATGGCCGCGAACAGCCCGGTCGCGCTGGAGTTCGCCAAGCAGTCGGTGAAAGCAGCCTCGCAACTGGGGCTGGAAGACGGCATCGAGTACGAGGCCGAACTGTTCGCCCAGCTGTTCGCGACCCACGACAAGGACGAGGGAATCGACGCGTTCCTCGAGGACCGCGACCCCGAGTGGCAGGGCGAGTAGCGGCCGCGGAGGAAGGTTTTTGCGCCGGTCCGGAAATCCTCAGCCATGGACGTCGAGGCGTTCTTAGAGCGCATGCCGTTCACGGACCTGCTGGGCATCGAGGTGACGGAAGTCGGCGACGGCCACGCCGAGGGCCGCGTCGAGATGCGAGAGGAGCTGGCGTGGGATGCCGAGGGGACGACGGCCCACGGCGGCGTCACGTTCACGCTCGCGGACACCGTCGGCGGCGCCGCACTCCTCTCGCAGGTGGAGCAGCCGGTCCCGACTATCGACATGCGCATCGACTACCTGGAAGCGGGGACCGGGGATTTCTCGGCCGCAGCGGAGGTGGTCCGGCTCGGCGACGATATCGCTGTCGTCGAAGTGACCGTGTGCAGCGAGGGGACTCACGTCCCCGACGCTCGCGGGGTGTACAAGACGGGGTGAGGCGCCAATAAATCGTTAATAGCGATATCGAAATTCGGCAATCCCGGCTCCAGTGTTGCCGGCGGGACTGGCTTTATGCCACACTGACCCAAGATAGAGCCATGTCAACTGAAGAGACCGACGTAGTCGTGATCGGTGCCGGGCCGGGCGGCTACGTCGCCGCGATCCGTGCCGCACAGCGGGGCCTCGAAACCACCATCGTCGAGCGCGGCGAGCCGGGCGGCGTCTGCCTCAACCACGGCTGCATCCCCTCGAAGGCGCTGATCGACGTGGCACGCGCCGCGGGCGGGGTCGGCCGGATGACGGATCGCGGCGTCCACGCGCAGCCGACGGTCGCGTTCGACGAGCTGAGCGAGTGGCAGGATTCGGTCGTCGACCGGCTCACCGGTGGCGTCGAACAGCTCCTCGGCGCAAACGGCGTGACCTACCGGGAGGGGACTGCCCGCTTCCGTGACGAGCACACCGTCGAGATCGACCCGCCGTCGCTGACCGCCGACTCGACGACGCTCTCCTTCGAGCACGCGGTGATCGCGACCGGGAGTCGGCCGATCGAGCTCCCGGGGTTCTCGTTCGACGACGAGCCGGTGTTGAGCTCCCGCGACGTGCTCGATCTCTCCGAGCGACCCGACCGGCTGGTCGTCGTCGGCGCGGGCTACATCGGGATGGAGCTCTCGACGGCGTTCGCCGAGTTGGGCACCGACGTGACCGTCCTCGAAGCGCTCGACGACCCGTTGCCGGCCTACGGCGACGAGCTCGTCGAGCCGGTCGCCGAGCGCGCCCGCGAGCTGGGGATCTCCTTCTCCTTCGCCGAGGCCGCACAGGAGTGGTACGAGGACATCACGGGCGCACCGGTCGTCGTCACCGAGACCGAGGAGGGGGACCAGCAGGAGTACGAAGCCGATGCCGTGCTCGTCGCCGTCGGTCGCCGCCCGGTCGCCGACACGGTCGATCCGGACGCTGCGGGTGTGACGGTCGACGACGACGGGTTCGTCGTCACGGGGAAGAACGGGGAGACCAGTCAGGAGCACATCTACGCCGTCGGCGACGTGGCGGGCGAGCCGATGCTGGCCCACGAGGCCAGCCACGCGGCACTGCACGCCGTCGAAGATATCGCGGGCGGGGATCCCGGCCCGGTCGGGCCCGTCCCGAGCGTCGTGTTCACCGAGCCCGAGATCGCAACCGTCGGGGTCGCTCCGGATGCTGCGGAGCGGGATGTCACCGTCGGCCGGATGGCGTTCCGCGGGAACGGCCGCGCGCTCACCGCGGGCGAGGAGGAAGGGTTCGTGCAGGTCGTCGCCGA from Halolamina sediminis encodes:
- the lpdA gene encoding dihydrolipoyl dehydrogenase, with product MSTEETDVVVIGAGPGGYVAAIRAAQRGLETTIVERGEPGGVCLNHGCIPSKALIDVARAAGGVGRMTDRGVHAQPTVAFDELSEWQDSVVDRLTGGVEQLLGANGVTYREGTARFRDEHTVEIDPPSLTADSTTLSFEHAVIATGSRPIELPGFSFDDEPVLSSRDVLDLSERPDRLVVVGAGYIGMELSTAFAELGTDVTVLEALDDPLPAYGDELVEPVAERARELGISFSFAEAAQEWYEDITGAPVVVTETEEGDQQEYEADAVLVAVGRRPVADTVDPDAAGVTVDDDGFVVTGKNGETSQEHIYAVGDVAGEPMLAHEASHAALHAVEDIAGGDPGPVGPVPSVVFTEPEIATVGVAPDAAERDVTVGRMAFRGNGRALTAGEEEGFVQVVADADDGTLVGAQIVGPEASELIGELTLAVRNRLTAADVAHTVHAHPTLGEALMEAAANVDGEAIHTVNR